From the genome of Longispora fulva:
CCACCACTGTGGACCAGACCGTGAAGACCACGGGCACGGGCGCTTCCCGGGTGCACTCGCTCAACCCTCCGGCGGTGGTTCGGGCGTGTGCGGTGACGTTCACCCCGGAGTCGTAACCATAGAAAGTGAACTGTCAAGTAGCGGGGTGGGGGCTTCGGCTTCCGCCCCGCCCGACTCTCGGGGGTGACTGTGGCGATCGTCCGCAACACGGCCCGATCCCCGGGTGGCCTTCCGGTCGCGGTGCGGGTGACGGCCGAGCTGGTCACCGGAGCGCCCGGCCTGGCCGGGTACACCGCCACAGGCACGGTGCTCGACAAGGCCCGGACACGGTCCGAAATTCAGGGAGCCTGGCAGCTCGACCTGGTCCCCAACGGCACGATCCTGCCGAGCCAGACGCACTACGTGATCACCGAGTACGCCGACCAGTACGCCTACCGACACACGGTGATCGTGCCGGACGGCGGCCCGCACGACTTGCGGGCCATCCTCGCCGTGCCACCGCCTTCCCCGTCGCCCCTCGTGCCTATCGGCGGAGGTGGCGCGGTCAGCAGCGTCGACAACCGCACGGGCGCGGTCACCCTGACCGACAGGTATTCGGCACTCGATCACCAGCACGACAGCCGCTACGCGGCGGCGTCGCACACGCACACCGGCTTTGCGTCCGCTGGGCACGACCATGATGGACGGTACGCCCTAGTCGTGCACGCCCATGACTACGCGGCCAGCGATCACCAGCACGACGGCCGATACTCCCTTGCCGGGCACGACCACGATGCGCGTTACGCGCTCACCGGCCACACCCATACGGGATTTGCCCCAGCGACCCACGATCACGACGGGCGCTACGCGCTGGCAGCCCACGAGCACGACAGCCGATATTCCCAGCTCGGCCACGTCCACACCGAGTACGCGCCCACCTCCCACAACCATGATTCGCTGTACTCGCCCGTGGGTCACAGTCACACCGGATTCGCACTCACCGGCCACACGCACACCGAGTACGCGCCTGTCACGCACAACCATGACGCGCTGTACTCGCCACTGGGACACAGTCACAGCGGCTTCGCCCTGACCGGGCACACGCACGACGCCGCCACCCTCACGGGCGTGCTCGACCTCGCGCGGCTCCCACTTCTCGGCCTGACTTCTCGTGCCGTGTCCGGCCGCTGGGCGATGGTGCCGCCTACCGGATCGACCACCACTCAGACGATCGCGGTCGGGGAGCTGATCCTCTGCCCCCTGGTGCTGCACACGGCCTTGACGGCTGATCAGGTTTCGATCGACGTGTCCACGGCGGCAGCCGGGGCGACCGTGCGGCTTCTCGTCTACGGCGCGGTGGCGAGTGGGCAACCTGGCGCGTTCACGACCGAGCCAGCCTCACCGTTCGACGCCAGCCAGTCTGGTGCACGAGTGGTGACCCTACCGGGGACGTACACCTTCCCCGCCGGAGTGACCTGGCTCGGCCTGCTCTCCGCAGGTTCCGGCGTCACGCTTCGGGCGGCAGCCTCCTGGCATCCGCTGGTCATGACCGACGCCGCCAATCCACCGTTTGGCACGGGCGTGGCGGGCGCATACCTGATGACTGGAGTCAGCACACCTCCAGCGAACTTCACGGGCGTCACTACGCGAATCGCACCAAGGATCAGTTTGCGGTCCATTTAGGAAATTCAAGTCACTTGAATTCGGAGGTGGCCAATGCTGCCGCTCGCAACACTGGAAGACCTCCAGGCCCGGCGGCCGATCTCCATAGACGAGACCGAGCGACCTCGGGCGGAAGCCCTCCTTGAGGACGTGTCAGCCGTCATTCGTGACGCGCTGGGCTTGCCGGGGCTGGCCATCGAGACCGCTCCCCCGCTGGTGCGGGTGATGACGTGTCGTATCGTCCTGCGCGTTCTGGACAACCCTGGCGGCTTCGTGTCGGAACAGATGGGCAGCTACAGCTACCGGCGTTCCAAGGACAGCACGGACGCGGGAATTCTCCTGTCGGACACCGAGCGGCGGGCGCTCATGCGCTCGGTCGGCAAGGTGCTGGCGGGAACGACCCGGACGCCCATCGGCATTGACGACCGCGACCGGGCAACCCATGCGGGAGGCGTGAATCATGATCTCACCACTCCTTCTTACTGACCCCGTCGTGTTCCTGGTGCCAGGCGAGCGGGTCGACCGCTACGGCAACACGGTCCAGACGTTCGACGTGGCGCGGGAGATTCCCCTGCGCGGTTGGCTCCAGCATCGCACCACCGCCGAGGCCACCGACGATGGCGACGCGTTCGTTGACCGCCTGGTCCTCGTCGTGCCCCGGCTCCCGGCAACCGCCGTTCCGGTGGGCCTACTCCGGGTCCGCCTCGCGGACGGGACCGTGTGGGAGGTTGACGGCTCCCCGAAAGCCATGAGAGCGGCGTACCGCATCTCCCATTTCGAGCTTGTCTTACGGGGGGTGACCGGTGGCTGATCACATCGTCGTTGACCCCGAGTTTGGGGCGAAGCTCATCCAGTCCCCGGAAGTCCTGGCCCTCATGACCGTGCTCGGCCATGAGGTCAAGCTGGTGTCCGAGGCGACAGCGCCCGTTGAGCGTGGTGACTTCCGTAGCTCGTTCCGCGTGATCATTCGCGTCAAGCGCGGGGGCGCTGTGGTGCGGGTGTTCAGCTTCGACCCCGGCGGAGGTGCCGCGAAGATCGAGCTGGGCACCAAGTACACGCCCGCCCACCGAACAATGACCAAGGCCCTGGCCTACGTCGCCCGGCGGCGCACATGAGCTATGTGATCTTCGGGGACGCCCAAGCCGCCGTCATCTCCTACGTCAAGGCGGAGATGCCCGGAACGCTCGCGGGCTCCCGCCTCCCGGTCGACTACTCCCCCGCCAAGCACGGCCCGTTCACACGCCTGACCCGCGAGGGCGGAACACCCCAGTTCCCCGTACAGGATCTGGCGCTGATCGGCATCGAGGTGTACGCCCCCACCTCAGAAGCGGGCATCGACCGCCTCAACACGGTTCTAGCCCTACTGGTCGCCGCCCGGCGACGGAACAAGGTTCCCGGCGTCATCTTCGGCTCCACCGCCGTCTACGGCGGGCCCATGTACCTGGAAGACCCCGACACCCACACCCCGCGATGGACCGCGTCCATCCAGATCTCAGTTAGGTGGACAGTTTGACCGCACCCATCGCAGACCCGCACAACATCCGCGTAGCCACGACTGGCCGGATGTACCTCGCCACCAGCTCCGCCGCCAAGTTCCCCATCACCCTTCTGGACGAGTTCACCGCGTGGGGTCCAGATTGGACGAAGCTGGGCGAGTTCGACACTGACGCCATTGAATACGGCTTCTCAGACGATATTGAGGAGCTTCGCAGTTGGCAGAACGGCGTCGTGAGGATCATCGTGAAGGGCCGGGAGCTGACCCTGAAGGCCAACGCCCTGGAGTCCTCGCGCCAGGTCGTGGAGGCGTTCCACGGGGGCTCCTTCGGCCCATGGAAGCCCGAGGGCACTACCGTGCCGGGCGTCTCCGCGCTGACCATCGGCACCACGACCGCACGCCCCGTGTACAAGATCGGGTTCGAGTGGTTCGACGGCGACCCCGCTGCACGCCACACCTGGCGACTCCAGCTAGAGACCGTCCAGGTCTCCCAGGTTGAGTCCCCGAAGTTCAATGGCGAGAACGCCGTGAAGTGGGGCATGACCCTCAAGGCGCTCGGCAAGGGCGGCGTACTGGCCCAGTGGATCACCAACGACCCGGCCGTCGTCGGCAGCTAACCGACCACAGTGGAAGCATTTCAAGTCACTTGAATTTTGAGGGGGACATCATTAGCAAGCCGAATCGCAAGCGTTACAAGCTGGAGCAGATCCGGGAGGCCAAGCAGGTCAACGGCTCCGCCACCATTCCCTTCGAGGTGGGGGGCCTTGACTTCGACCTTCCCGCGCCGGGCTTCTGGCCGGACGCCGCGCACCTCGCGGCCAAGGAAGGCAACTCCATCGGCCTGGCCAAGGCCCTGCTTGGTGAGCAGCATGAACTGTTCATTGAGGCCGGCGGGCAGTCGGATGACGTCGTCCTCCTGATGGCGCAGTGGTCCGAAGACGAGCAGGGCGTGAGCCTGGGGGAATCCTCGGCCTCGTAGCCCTCCTGGAGGAGCACGGCGAGGCACTTGAGGTTGATCTCCTCCGGTTGGGCATCGACCTTCCCGCGCAGATT
Proteins encoded in this window:
- a CDS encoding Gp19/Gp15/Gp42 family protein, giving the protein MLPLATLEDLQARRPISIDETERPRAEALLEDVSAVIRDALGLPGLAIETAPPLVRVMTCRIVLRVLDNPGGFVSEQMGSYSYRRSKDSTDAGILLSDTERRALMRSVGKVLAGTTRTPIGIDDRDRATHAGGVNHDLTTPSY
- a CDS encoding phage tail tube protein — its product is MTAPIADPHNIRVATTGRMYLATSSAAKFPITLLDEFTAWGPDWTKLGEFDTDAIEYGFSDDIEELRSWQNGVVRIIVKGRELTLKANALESSRQVVEAFHGGSFGPWKPEGTTVPGVSALTIGTTTARPVYKIGFEWFDGDPAARHTWRLQLETVQVSQVESPKFNGENAVKWGMTLKALGKGGVLAQWITNDPAVVGS